The DNA region TGTAAAAGCCCCTGCATTTGCATTGATAAAATTGTTTTCATCAAGCTCTTCATCTGAGTAATTAAATTCTGTAGAAATAAAGAATGGCTTAAATAATACAGAATCCAAACTCATGGTCTGGTCTGTGGTATCTTTACTTGTCGGAGGCTGTGATGTTACTGTCGCTGTTCCTTGTTTAAGAAGAATATCATACTGGTATGCTTGCCGATTGGATTAAATTGCTCAATCGGAAAAAGCTTATCATATGATAACTCAAATTCTTTTGGCTTATAAATTGTTGACTCAATAATTTTCAGAGTCGATTGTCTTGTGATTCCGTTAATAGGCATTTTTTATGCTCCTTATGTTAAGTTATCTAAAACTAATTTGATTGAATCCGGAAGGAAAACGATGTTAGGTGCAATAAAATGAGCGCCTTCAACTACTGCTGTCTTATCTTCATCTGCCGTTTTTGTAAATCTGCCAGGAACTTTTAAAGCATCCGAGCCATTTACTACAAGTCGAACTCTAACGGTATCCGCTTCTGTCACCGCTTCTTCAACGTCTACTACATAGTAACCGCTCTTTCCGCCAAGGACAACATCGTATTGTGAATAATTGCTATTATCCAAGTCACTTGCATTGGTTTGGTATTGTGCGACTCTTAAAGATTGCGTTGCATTGATAAGAGCTAAGTCAGCCAATGCCAAGGCAATACCGGCACCTGCTTTTCTTTGGAATGCTTGCCCGAATTTAAGAGTAGCCCCCGCTGGGATAGAATCCTTAATAGCCGCCGCATAAGCTTTTGCTTCTCTTCCAACTAACTGATCGGCGCTTGTGTCTACTGTTGATTGATCTGCAATATAATCAGCCATAATTATTTAATACCTCTTTTGTAAAAATTCTGTTTTGCTTCTTCGAGGATCTTGTCGGCAGTGTCTAATGTCAATTTGCCGCTTGAGTCCTCATTATGTTTTGCGCTTGTGTTTTTTGCAACTTCGCAAGCTGCGTCGTAAGTAATTCTAAGAACGTTAGTTTCCATAGCATCAAGTTTCTCTTTTGTGTAACTTGGTAGGAATTTAGAAATAAAAGCTTTCCTGACTTCGGCAGGGTTCATTGAGTCAGCTTTAACGCCAAAATTTTCTGCATTACGGATGACTAGCATACTATCGGCTACTGCCGCTTCGACCCTTGGTGCTGCTGCTGCTTTTGCTTGGTATGCTTCGATGACTGCTTTTTGTGCGTCAATTAAAGCTGTTAATTCTTCAATAGAGTTTACGCCAAATTTCCCTTGTAAAGTTGTCATAATTGCATTCAGTTTTTTTGCATCTTCAGCAATCATAGCCGCATCAATTGGTTTAGGTGCATCTGGCAAATCTGCTGCCGGGGTTGTAGTTGCATCCATAGGATCGTCTTCATCTTTTTTAACTGTGGATAATACCGCTTTGTCGATGATAGCTTTGTCGATTGAATAATCTTTGTTATCCACGCGCCAAGTAATTTTAGTTGGTTTAGTTTCGTTCATTGTGTTTGTAGCCTCTTGCATGATAGCATAGTCTTTGTTGGAATCTAGTATTGTCCTGCACTCTTCGCCTGCTCTGCCTTTTTCGACGTGAGCTATATGGTTGATCCTAATATCTCTTTGAATACAATCATATTTTTCGCCGTTATATTCTCCAGGAGTCCAATCTGTCTTTTGCTCAAAACCAATCGACACTTGTATTTGTTCGCCGCTTAGAATTCTTTTTTGTAAATCGGAGTCGAAAACTTTTTCGAGTCCGCTCAAAAATAATCCATCCTGCTTAACATTGAATACATTGCCTTTTACGAGTTTTGAATAATTACTTGAATTGACTAAACCGGAATCTTGATTTATGTCAGGGTGATTGTCAGTGATGACCGCGCCATTTGCTGAGTCGATAGTTGCTTGGGAAAATATTTCCTCTGGCAATTTTGCCTCTTTGACTAATCGACCGTCACTATACAGATAAGGATATACACCTGCTTTGGTAAGATTAACTTTTGCAGTCAACATACCATTATCAAATTTGACATTTGACAGAGTTGCGTTATCAATTCTATATTCCACGGGTCAAGAGTAGAATATAGAATCTAAGTTGTAAATTAATTTAGTCTAGAGGGTAAGACGTGTTACATGCTAATGCGGGGTATTACGTTATTTTTTTTGGTTTAAACAAATGAGATACGTCAATTATAATTTCATCCTTATTATCCCTGTCACTTGGATAGTAGTTTTTAGGGAATGATAATTTATCGCCAATGTATTTTCTGGATAGTTTAATTTCTAAGGTCATTTTTTAATAAACTCCATTCGCTCGGTCAGACAAATATTTTCGCCAACTAACTCAGACAATTTATCCTCGACCATAAATGTAATTTGCTTTTTCGTTTCGAGCATGATTAACTGCAGGCAAAATCCAATGTAATCATTGACGCATAGAGTCTTATCTTTAAAATGGTAAGATTCAATATTGATTTGATCCAATATCAAGTATCGTTGGTGCCTCTTCACTAATTCTAAATAATCGCTGCGTGGCATAGATTCTCGTAAATGTCATTTTTTGGTAATTTGATCTTTTCCTTTATTTCTTCCCCTTTTAAAAAAACAATTTAAAAAATTTTTTTATTATTTTTTTTTTTTTTTTTCCTTTAGGGTTTTTTTTATTTAAAAAATTATTCTTTGCACTGGGATTGGTTCCCATTTTTGCGGCGTTGGATGTAAACTCATTTTAATTCCCTTCTCTATTTTTTATTTTTTAAAAACTCTCGAACTTTTTCAGGCTCATATCTAACGATCCTATTCGTTAATTGTATGGAGTCAATTTTTAATTTTCGAAAAGTGCGGGTGTCTGTAATTTTAAAAATTTGCATGACTTCGCGTTCAGTCAAGAGGCAATCAATATTTGAGATAGTGGTGATTTTCATAAAATTAAAACACCGGTTCCTTCCAACATCTACAATTAATATCATCGCCAGGGAATCTAGAATCGGGAAAATCCAACAATCCAAGAGCACCGATTACATTGTCAAATTCTTTACCGTCCACATTTTTATGTGTGTCGCGGACTCTTTCATCTCCCATCGTTACCCAAATAAATCTTGTCACGCCTGCCTTCTGCTCTTTCTCTGTTTGCACAGCGTTTGCAAATTTTATTACTTGATCCCGTGCAATTCTTTTCAAGCCTGCTTCTCCTCTGTCGATTGTCTTGCTGACCTTATCAATTATTTCATCGGTTGTTTTACCGGAATAATATGCATCGCGTATAACGTCTTGCAATTCAAGTGCTTTCGCTTTTTTAATGTCTTTTACTTTCAATGCATTCTCTAAGGCTTTTTGTTTTAAAGTGTTCTCATCGGCAATATTTACGACTTTGGGTTTATTCAGTGTTATCCCTAACTCATTTACTTTGTATTTTGTTTTTATAATCCCATTTTCATTGACTAAGAATTTTTCTAGAGGCTGATAAATCATCTTAGGTTGTCCGTTAATAATTGCCATTTGTTTCGGTCGAATATTGGTTAAAGTTTTTGACCTTTCATTTATTGACTCATTAAACTTAGATGATACCCAGTTGTCTAAAAGTTTAAAGTTGCCTACTAAGTTTCCAAGAAGTTTATCCTGATTATCTGCATAAGCAAATTCATAATTAAATATTTTCTTGCCTAAGTATCCCATGAGATTCATAAAAGAATCTTGCTTAACGCCTCTTTGTTTAAGTAGCTCATCTTTTTTTAAATTAGTTATTAGCTCATTCAAGACCTCTTGCATCTCTTCGCGGTAATCGTCACGAAGAGTTTTAAAAAATTCTTTTTCAAGCTGAATGGGATATTTATTTTCCTTTTTTTCCCCCCCCCATTATTCATTAGGTTGCTCCGTTTCAAAATCACCTTGCGGGTAATCATAATTATCTTCTGGATACCTAAGTTTTGAAATTTGTTGAGGGCTTGCAATACTCTTATCAATTTCCATTGCATCGGCTTGTGCGTTCTTTAATCTAATGTCGGCTTTAGTATTATCGTCAAGACTAAAAATATCTTCCCATTCAATTTCGTATTCTACGCCTTGGTATTGCCTGAATGAATCTTGTTTAAGGATAATATCAATTATTCGCTTAATTTTTGGTGTCTCTTCTAGCTCTTGTTTCTTGACTAGACTTGAATAATAGTTAAGTGACTGTGGGTTATTTGCTAGGCTTATTATTCCCTTAGATTGACCAAGGAATATTTCTACGGGAATCCCTTCGATAGAACAAAAAGTCGT from Leptospiraceae bacterium includes:
- a CDS encoding minor capsid protein, which produces MNELITNLKKDELLKQRGVKQDSFMNLMGYLGKKIFNYEFAYADNQDKLLGNLVGNFKLLDNWVSSKFNESINERSKTLTNIRPKQMAIINGQPKMIYQPLEKFLVNENGIIKTKYKVNELGITLNKPKVVNIADENTLKQKALENALKVKDIKKAKALELQDVIRDAYYSGKTTDEIIDKVSKTIDRGEAGLKRIARDQVIKFANAVQTEKEQKAGVTRFIWVTMGDERVRDTHKNVDGKEFDNVIGALGLLDFPDSRFPGDDINCRCWKEPVF
- a CDS encoding DUF2213 domain-containing protein — its product is MEYRIDNATLSNVKFDNGMLTAKVNLTKAGVYPYLYSDGRLVKEAKLPEEIFSQATIDSANGAVITDNHPDINQDSGLVNSSNYSKLVKGNVFNVKQDGLFLSGLEKVFDSDLQKRILSGEQIQVSIGFEQKTDWTPGEYNGEKYDCIQRDIRINHIAHVEKGRAGEECRTILDSNKDYAIMQEATNTMNETKPTKITWRVDNKDYSIDKAIIDKAVLSTVKKDEDDPMDATTTPAADLPDAPKPIDAAMIAEDAKKLNAIMTTLQGKFGVNSIEELTALIDAQKAVIEAYQAKAAAAPRVEAAVADSMLVIRNAENFGVKADSMNPAEVRKAFISKFLPSYTKEKLDAMETNVLRITYDAACEVAKNTSAKHNEDSSGKLTLDTADKILEEAKQNFYKRGIK